The following proteins are co-located in the Solea senegalensis isolate Sse05_10M linkage group LG12, IFAPA_SoseM_1, whole genome shotgun sequence genome:
- the ints5 gene encoding integrator complex subunit 5: MSAVFDGNPLKAMQSSQVHTTQTALSTHELSQEIKSFISGVDAVQGRKLSVREHARCAVRLLRSVPACRGAVLEHLRSVYDEHVNAFLHNLETEGDASSGVSANLEDIIQEVHGVLLEFIRLNPRAWAPLVSTWAVDLLGQLSSKHAGRRVAPHSSSLNELLQLWMSCAATRSLMEAYSQCLAAMLAWCPDACVDALLDTSVQHSPHFDWVVAHIGSAFPGTIISRVLACGLKDFCSHGVKDQGIMVMGVDKGNRVPKIGSVVGILGHLAAHHSDSIRKELLRMFQESLSPSSPLSPTSSSTSWESSPQLRRAAVPFLLQLAAMSPNLFGAVSADLVELLHPPILLQLQALLQGLPREELDNMLGLAVHLISQSPSGGARVLRFLADTATPASVIISGPTPSPHEGVREGCDRLLQMLLLHLHKLVFNRSDGEGNPHKSHLSQPQRVIPFLEELQSHVGELCAETLRLERKRHLWLHQLLCLLSVYGGPTVATEALCQLLTQARNLEELALAWQLHTTLSSCMAGLIPAAITHCVAQIHTHILGPRQLRQLLLNLAVAIQSQDEERRGSVGSQSSMAIQVCSAVSGHLHDFGPLLLHGDPAVSHATVRLLSCSPLPRTSSPAHLLLLSRAAVSHFFLALRRRGEGAKGGRDGGQAAEAVNYTVLLLSRLAAYSPLSLKAVLQQLVEGALHKGNADLFGGQIADMSGAPLPVPSVSPDVGASLLDINCRFGTTVNFSGSVWSVFHAGVIGKGLKVRTATQLPDPSGVIQNIQTLIVVVVQCCSSSGLNGSINGSRPSDPDEPPPINAEAAKVVAITLVESVCPDVANGELSWPPEEHARTTVERDIHIRRCFEAHPVIFPLLQVVAAGRPALCYCSAVLRGLLATLLAHWEASREISSTDSPWHLQASCLLVSCMGEGQLLPPVLANVHEAFPHLTPFEVRLLLLAVWEYVRGNGPMPQKFVFSSEKGLFCRDFSRDGDVARYVVPIHSVLHKNIDRLGHLCWRFQL, encoded by the exons ATGTCTGCGGTGTTTGACGGGAACCCGCTGAAAGCGATGCAGAGCTCACAAGTTCATACGACGCAGACCGCGCTGAG TACACACGAACTCTCTCAGGAGATCAAGTCTTTTATCAGCGGCGTTGATGCTGTTCAGGGCCGAAAGCTCAGTGTCCGGGAACATGCTCGCTGTGCTGTGCGGCTGCTACGCTCGGTCCCAGCCTGTCGAGGTGCCGTGCTGGAGCATCTAAGGAGTGTGTATGATGAACATGTTAATGCTTTTCTGCACAACCTGGAGACAGAGGGGGATGCCAGCTCTGGGGTCAGCGCCAACCTGGAGGACATCATACAG GAGGTCCATGGTGTGCTTTTAGAGTTCATTCGCCTCAACCCCCGGGCCTGGGCCCCCCTGGTGTCTACCTGGGCTGTGGACTTGTTGGGCCAGCTGAGCAGCAAGCATGCTGGCCGCAGGGTGGCCCCCCACTCCTCCAGCCTCAACGAGCTTCTCCAGCTCTGGATGTCGTGTGCTGCCACCCGATCCCTTATGGAGGCCTACTCTCAGTGTCTGGCTGCGATGCTGGCCTGGTGCCCAGATGCCTGTGTGGATGCACTGTTGGATACCTCAGTCCAACACTCCCCACATTTTGACTGGGTGGTGGCTCACATTGGGTCTGCCTTCCCTGGTACTATCATCAGCCGAGTCTTGGCATGTGGACTTAAAGATTTCTGCTCTCATGGTGTCAAGGACCAAGGGATAATGGTGATGGGAGTGGATAAAGGCAACAGAGTGCCCAAAATTGGCTCTGTGGTGGGAATTCTTGGGCACCTTGCAGCACATCACTCAGACAGCATCAGGAAGGAACTTCTCAGGATGTTTCAGGAGAGCCTGAGTCCATCCAGCCCTCTTTCTCCCACTTCGTCCTCCACTTCCTGGGAAAGTTCCCCTCAGCTTCGTCGAGCTGCAGTACCGTTTCTGCTACAGCTGGCTGCAATGTCCCCCAACCTCTTTGGCGCTGTGTCTGCAGACCTTGTAGAGCTCTTACACCCCCCTATCCTTCTCCAGCTGCAGGCCTTACTGCAGGGCCTTCCCAGAGAGGAACTGGATAACATGCTGGGTCTTGCTGTTCACCTCATTAGTCAGAGTCCATCAGGAGGTGCCCGGGTGCTCCGTTTCCTGGCCGACACTGCAACTCCCGCATCAGTCATCATTTCTGGCCCAACACCCTCCCCACATGAAGGAGTCAGAGAGGGTTGTGACCGCCTCCTTCAAATGCTGCTTCTGCATCTCCACAAATTGGTCTTCAACCGCTCAGATGGAGAAGGAAATCCCCATAAGTCTCATCTCTCTCAGCCCCAGAGGGTGATCCCCTTCTTGGAGGAGCTGCAGTCTCATGTGGGTGAGCTCTGTGCTGAGACACTGCGGCTGGAAAGAAAACGTCATCTCTGGCTACATCAGCTTCtgtgtctcctgtctgtctATGGGGGTCCGACTGTGGCCACTGAGGCCCTCTGCCAGTTACTCACGCAGGCTCGCAACCTAGAGGAGCTGGCTCTGGCCTGGCAGCTTCACACCACGCTCTCTTCATGCATGGCTGGACTCATTCCTGCCGCTATAACTCACTGTGTGGCccagatccacacacacatcctgggGCCTCGGCAGTTGAGACAGCTGCTGCTTAATCTGGCTGTAGCCATCCAGAGTCAggatgaggagagaagaggatcAGTGGGCTCTCAGTCTTCCATGGCCATCCAAGTGTGCTCAGCTGTCTCAGGACACCTCCATGATTTTGGCCCACTTCTTCTCCATGGTGACCCAGCTGTATCGCATGCCACAGTGCGCCTTCTGTCCTGTAGCCCCCTCCCACGTACCTCCTCCCCAGCACACTTGCTTCTGCTTTCCCGGGCTGCTGTCAGTCATTTCTTTCTGGCGCTTcggagaagaggagaaggggCGAAGGGAGGTAGAGATGGCGGACAGGCAGCTGAAGCGGTGAACTATACTGTCTTGCTCCTGTCTCGTTTAGCTGCGTactcccctctttctctcaagGCAGTGCTTCAGCAGCTGGTTGAGGGAGCACTTCATAAAGGAAATGCTGACCTCTTTGGAGGGCAGATTGCAGACATGTCAGGTGCTCCCCTGCCTGTCCCCTCTGTGTCCCCTGATGTTGGAGCCTCCCTTCTGGACATCAACTGTCGGTTCGGCACCACTGTCAACTTTTCTGGCAGCGTGTGGTCTGTATTTCACGCAGGGGTAATTGGGAAGGGGCTTAAGGTCCGCACTGCCACACAGCTGCCTGACCCATCTGGGGTCATCCAG aACATCCAGACTCTGATTGTTGTCGTAGTCCAGTGTTGCAGTTCCTCTGGTCTCAATGGCTCCATCAACGGCTCACGACCTTCTGACCCTGATGAGCCACCACCCATCAATGCTGAGGCAGCCAAGGTTGTTGCAATCACCCTTGTAGAAAGTGTCTGTCCCGATGTGGCCAATGGGGAGTTGTCTTGGCCCCCAGAGGAGCACGCCCGCACCACAGTGGAGCGAGACATCCACATTCGACGTTGCTTTGAAGCCCACCCGGTGATATTTCCTTTACTTCAGGTGGTGGCAGCTGGACGGCCGGCTCTCTGCTACTGCTCAGCTGTGCTCAGAGGCCTCCTGGCTACTCTTCTGGCCCACTGGGAAGCGTCCCGTGAGATTTCATCCACAGACTCCCCATGGCACCTCCAGGCCTCCTGCCTCCTGGTGTCCTGCATGGGAGAAGGCCAGCTCCTGCCTCCTGTGCTGGCCAATGTCCATGAAGCCTTTCCCCACCTCACTCCCTTTGAGGTGCGCCTACTACTCCTGGCTGTATGGGAGTATGTGAGGGGCAATGGACCGATGCCCCAGAAGTTTGTCTTCAGCTCAGAGAAGGGCCTATTCTGCCGGGATTTCTCACGGGACGGTGACGTGGCAAGATACGTGGTGCCAATTCACAGTGTcttacataaaaacattgacAGATTAGGACATCTGTGTTGGCGGTTCCAGCTCTAG